In one Pseudomonas sp. Bout1 genomic region, the following are encoded:
- a CDS encoding MFS transporter, whose translation MHASPAVGGKLFALFCLASYLLSLSYGSTFLLSLLIHSRGGDEHDAGSVISMAMLSTFVAVLLCGHLADLLGAARSIALLGGLLVVACLGFALAPGFGEGLMVFGLSLGLGWGVFYTLGPIIVAMLVEPAQRAKYFALLSGSMMTGIGSGPLLGRAASALDFSLTAAFHIAALASLVGVVIFWRLGAALSQHTAPVSKISWSATRKVLSSRAVFAIIMVGLGGCVFGGLSSFQTSYAAVHGLDYSLFFLGFMSAAITSRLLIASIVVKRDPYWAACVLSGLMLVSIFLFGFMVSDSFSYLLAAVTLGVGYGLTYSVINGLAANEAPAGTTPQALLLFSLAYFIGVFGFPLLAGKVIVEYGMPTLLMSVLAVALLNWLITVARLIWRRIAPHKILQAT comes from the coding sequence ATGCACGCCTCACCTGCGGTTGGCGGAAAACTGTTTGCCCTTTTCTGCCTCGCCAGTTACCTGCTTTCCCTGTCCTATGGCTCGACATTCCTGCTGTCGCTGCTGATCCATTCCCGTGGAGGCGACGAACACGACGCCGGCAGCGTGATCTCCATGGCCATGTTAAGCACCTTTGTGGCGGTGCTGCTTTGCGGGCATCTGGCGGACCTGCTGGGGGCCGCCAGGTCGATCGCCTTGCTCGGCGGGTTGCTGGTGGTGGCCTGCCTGGGCTTTGCGTTGGCGCCGGGGTTTGGCGAGGGCTTGATGGTCTTCGGCTTGTCGTTGGGGCTGGGCTGGGGCGTGTTCTATACGCTGGGGCCGATCATCGTGGCGATGCTCGTGGAACCGGCGCAGCGGGCCAAATATTTCGCCCTGCTGTCGGGCAGCATGATGACCGGGATCGGCTCCGGGCCGCTGCTCGGGCGGGCGGCGAGCGCCCTGGATTTTTCGCTGACGGCGGCGTTTCATATCGCGGCGCTGGCAAGCCTGGTGGGCGTGGTGATTTTCTGGCGGCTGGGCGCAGCGCTGAGTCAACACACCGCGCCGGTGTCGAAGATTTCCTGGTCGGCCACACGCAAGGTGCTGTCGTCCCGGGCGGTGTTCGCGATCATCATGGTGGGCCTCGGCGGTTGCGTGTTCGGCGGGCTGTCGAGTTTCCAGACCAGCTATGCGGCGGTGCACGGGCTGGACTATTCGCTGTTCTTCCTGGGCTTTATGAGCGCGGCGATTACCAGCCGTCTGTTGATCGCCAGCATCGTGGTCAAGCGAGATCCGTATTGGGCTGCCTGCGTGTTGTCCGGCTTGATGCTGGTGTCGATTTTCCTGTTCGGGTTCATGGTCAGTGACAGCTTCAGCTACCTGCTGGCAGCCGTCACCCTGGGCGTTGGATATGGCCTGACGTATTCGGTGATCAATGGTCTGGCGGCCAACGAGGCGCCCGCCGGCACTACGCCCCAGGCGCTGTTGCTGTTCAGCCTGGCGTACTTTATCGGGGTGTTCGGCTTCCCGTTGCTGGCGGGCAAGGTCATCGTCGAATACGGCATGCCCACTCTGTTGATGAGTGTGCTGGCCGTGGCTTTGCTCAACTGGCTGATCACAGTGGCCCGGTTGATCTGGCGGCGAATCGCGCCACACAAAATCTTACAAGCGACCTAA
- a CDS encoding termination factor Rho, with translation MPRGSKAKYTTEQKRKAAHIEESYEHKGVSKEEAEARAWATVNKQSGGGDKAGGSGKRKAPAKKSEDRHESAKRAAASREGHPRNSRVSLGTQTKESLLKEARAKDIPGRSTMRKDELIEALKRAG, from the coding sequence ATGCCTCGTGGAAGCAAAGCCAAATACACCACCGAACAGAAGCGCAAGGCCGCTCATATCGAAGAGAGTTATGAGCACAAGGGCGTGTCGAAAGAAGAGGCCGAGGCCCGCGCCTGGGCCACCGTCAACAAGCAGTCCGGCGGCGGCGACAAGGCTGGCGGTTCAGGCAAGCGCAAGGCGCCGGCGAAGAAGTCCGAGGACCGGCATGAGTCGGCCAAACGGGCGGCGGCCAGCCGCGAAGGGCACCCGCGCAACAGCCGGGTTTCTTTGGGTACGCAGACCAAGGAAAGCTTGCTGAAAGAAGCGCGCGCCAAGGATATTCCCGGGCGCTCGACGATGCGCAAGGATGAGTTGATCGAGGCGCTGAAACGCGCGGGCTGA
- a CDS encoding class I SAM-dependent methyltransferase: MTQNIYDTEVFFEGYSKMGRSVEGLAGAPEWPALQAMLPPMPGLKVVDLGCGYGWFCRWAQEEGAEQVLGLDVSHKMLARAKEMTSSSAIAYAIADLEQLDLPAAAFDLAYSSLAFHYIVDLKGLFERIHRALVPGGRLVFSIEHPIFMAPRQPGWLIDEQGRKRWPVDSYQLQGPRVTNWLAEGVIKQHRTVGTLLTLLIQAGFTLTHVDEWGPSEADLKARPALAEELERPMMLLVAAHR, encoded by the coding sequence ATGACCCAGAACATCTACGACACCGAGGTTTTCTTCGAGGGCTACAGCAAAATGGGGCGCTCGGTGGAAGGCCTTGCTGGCGCCCCGGAGTGGCCGGCGTTGCAGGCCATGCTGCCGCCGATGCCGGGCTTGAAAGTAGTGGACCTGGGTTGCGGCTACGGTTGGTTCTGTCGCTGGGCCCAAGAGGAGGGCGCCGAGCAAGTGCTGGGGCTGGATGTCTCACACAAGATGCTGGCGCGGGCGAAGGAGATGACGTCATCTTCGGCCATTGCCTACGCCATCGCCGACCTTGAACAGCTTGACCTTCCTGCCGCTGCATTCGATTTGGCCTACAGCTCGTTGGCCTTCCATTACATCGTCGACTTGAAAGGCTTGTTCGAACGCATCCATCGAGCGTTGGTACCCGGCGGGCGGTTGGTGTTTTCCATTGAGCACCCGATCTTCATGGCGCCCAGGCAACCGGGCTGGCTGATTGATGAGCAAGGGCGCAAGCGTTGGCCGGTGGACAGCTACCAGTTGCAAGGGCCACGGGTAACAAACTGGTTGGCGGAGGGTGTGATCAAGCAACATCGTACCGTGGGCACGTTGCTGACGCTGTTGATCCAGGCGGGGTTCACCCTGACTCATGTCGACGAGTGGGGCCCTAGCGAAGCGGACCTGAAGGCCCGTCCGGCACTGGCGGAAGAACTTGAGCGGCCAATGATGCTACTGGTGGCCGCTCACCGCTGA
- a CDS encoding PfkB family carbohydrate kinase: MSRLLHSGQVIVDLVMSLDTLPATGGDVLANSASFEAGGGFNVMAAARRNGLPVVYLGRHGTGRFGDLARAAMHAEGIEMALAASDDKDTGLCVSLTEATTERTFISHIGAEGDLLAQDLACAAPHADDYVYVSGYSLLLEGKAQALLDWLLALPRQITVVFDPGPLVKAPDSALMVALLPRIDIWTSNGPEALEFTGASDLAGALLKLDDHLPADALRVVRDGPNGCWVSRNGRAEHVPGFKVQAVDSNGAGDAHAGVFIAGLASGLAPAAAARRANAAAALAVTRWGPATSPGTAEVDALLSAG, from the coding sequence ATGTCTAGATTGCTGCACAGCGGCCAGGTCATCGTTGATCTGGTCATGTCCCTCGACACATTGCCTGCCACTGGCGGCGATGTATTGGCCAACTCCGCCAGCTTCGAGGCGGGCGGCGGTTTCAATGTGATGGCTGCTGCCCGGCGCAACGGGTTGCCGGTGGTCTATCTGGGCCGCCATGGCACCGGCCGCTTTGGCGACCTGGCGCGCGCGGCGATGCACGCCGAGGGCATTGAAATGGCCCTGGCCGCCAGCGACGACAAGGACACCGGTTTGTGCGTGTCCCTGACCGAAGCCACTACCGAGCGCACCTTCATTTCCCATATCGGCGCCGAAGGTGACTTGCTCGCGCAAGACCTGGCGTGCGCCGCGCCTCACGCCGACGATTATGTGTACGTCAGCGGCTACAGCCTGCTGCTGGAGGGCAAGGCCCAGGCGTTGCTCGATTGGCTATTGGCGTTGCCGCGCCAGATTACTGTGGTGTTCGACCCGGGCCCGCTGGTGAAGGCGCCGGACTCGGCCTTGATGGTCGCCCTGTTGCCGCGTATCGACATCTGGACCAGCAACGGTCCCGAAGCGCTGGAATTCACCGGCGCCAGCGATCTTGCAGGCGCATTGCTCAAGCTTGATGACCACTTGCCTGCCGACGCTTTACGGGTGGTACGCGACGGGCCGAATGGCTGCTGGGTCAGCCGTAACGGGCGGGCCGAGCATGTGCCAGGATTCAAGGTCCAGGCGGTAGACAGCAACGGCGCGGGCGATGCCCATGCCGGGGTGTTTATCGCAGGTTTGGCCAGCGGCCTGGCGCCGGCTGCTGCGGCCCGTCGTGCGAATGCGGCGGCGGCCTTGGCGGTCACGCGCTGGGGGCCTGCGACCTCACCGGGCACGGCTGAAGTGGATGCGTTGTTGAGCGCGGGCTGA
- a CDS encoding purine-cytosine permease family protein, with protein MSTSSSGQSAGQLETRGIEPVPEGECNGHPLQLFWVWFAANISILGLPLGATLVAFRGLAIWQAIIVAILGAAGSFAVVGIISIAGRRGRAPSLTLSRAIFGVRGNIGPTLVSLMSRLGWETVNTTTAAFVLLSLCSILFNSPVAAKSAPVLTLLFIGIFVLLTLAVSGLGHATLLVIQKWATYVFGALNILVGGFLCATIDWSAVFNATPAPLSAMIIGVGTMAAGTGIGWANAGADMSRYQHRSVKAVRLVASAAFGAGIPLVLLITLGGLLSVGNNDLASATDPIIAIRDMLPTWMAVPYLITAFGGLLLSNNLSVYSAGLTTLTLGLKVKRVHAVIVDIVAIFAGSIYFMLIADSFYGPFITFISLLAVPITAWVGIFVVDLLHRHYYSPKDLLDVTPSSAYWYRGGVEWRAFGAWAIAIMLGFSFTTIGTTAENIWFAGPLSDSWLGHNGLGWIVTFLVAGGIYAVLGGAADRRPALVESANV; from the coding sequence ATGAGTACGTCTTCTTCCGGCCAAAGCGCCGGGCAATTGGAAACACGCGGCATCGAGCCGGTCCCGGAAGGCGAGTGCAATGGCCATCCGCTGCAACTGTTCTGGGTCTGGTTCGCGGCCAACATCAGCATCCTCGGCTTGCCTTTGGGCGCGACCCTGGTGGCGTTTCGCGGCCTGGCGATCTGGCAGGCAATCATCGTCGCAATTCTTGGCGCCGCCGGTTCGTTTGCGGTGGTCGGCATCATCTCCATCGCCGGCCGTCGTGGCCGAGCACCGAGCCTGACCCTGTCGCGGGCGATCTTCGGCGTACGCGGCAATATCGGGCCAACCCTGGTATCGCTGATGTCGCGCCTTGGCTGGGAAACCGTCAACACCACTACCGCCGCCTTCGTGCTGCTGTCGTTGTGCTCGATCCTGTTCAACTCGCCGGTTGCGGCCAAAAGCGCGCCGGTGCTGACCCTGCTGTTTATCGGGATCTTCGTGCTGCTGACCCTCGCCGTATCGGGCTTGGGCCACGCCACCTTGCTGGTGATCCAGAAGTGGGCCACCTACGTGTTCGGTGCGCTGAATATCCTGGTGGGTGGCTTCCTCTGCGCCACCATCGACTGGAGCGCGGTATTCAACGCCACGCCTGCACCGTTGAGCGCGATGATCATCGGCGTCGGCACCATGGCCGCCGGTACCGGTATCGGCTGGGCCAACGCCGGTGCCGACATGTCGCGCTACCAGCACCGCAGCGTCAAGGCCGTGCGCCTGGTGGCGTCTGCGGCGTTCGGTGCAGGGATTCCGCTGGTGCTGTTGATCACCCTGGGCGGCCTGCTGTCGGTAGGCAATAACGACCTGGCGTCGGCCACTGACCCGATCATCGCGATCCGCGACATGCTGCCGACCTGGATGGCCGTGCCGTACCTGATCACCGCGTTCGGCGGGTTGCTGCTGTCGAATAACCTGTCGGTGTATTCGGCGGGCCTCACCACCTTGACCCTCGGTTTGAAGGTCAAGCGCGTGCATGCGGTAATCGTCGATATCGTCGCAATCTTCGCCGGTTCGATCTACTTCATGCTGATCGCCGACAGCTTCTACGGCCCGTTCATTACCTTCATTTCGTTGCTGGCCGTACCCATCACCGCCTGGGTCGGGATTTTTGTGGTCGACCTGCTGCATCGCCACTACTACAGCCCCAAAGACTTGCTGGACGTGACGCCAAGCAGTGCCTATTGGTACCGCGGTGGGGTTGAATGGCGTGCATTTGGCGCCTGGGCGATTGCGATTATGCTGGGTTTCAGCTTCACCACCATCGGCACCACGGCCGAGAACATCTGGTTCGCCGGGCCGTTGTCCGATTCGTGGCTGGGCCACAACGGCCTGGGCTGGATCGTCACCTTCCTGGTGGCCGGCGGGATTTATGCAGTACTGGGTGGCGCGGCTGACCGTCGCCCGGCTTTGGTCGAGAGCGCAAATGTCTAG